The following coding sequences are from one Salvia hispanica cultivar TCC Black 2014 chromosome 3, UniMelb_Shisp_WGS_1.0, whole genome shotgun sequence window:
- the LOC125215637 gene encoding cold shock protein 2-like: MKSAALIILLFSLCLIAATATRPSPSTSNQAGGYFGGPGNGFGIPGYGNFGGGYGGGYGGPSGGGSSHGVVRPTVVCSEKGPCYKKKLTCPAKCFSSYGGSGKGYGYGGGGGGCTVDCKKKCTAYC, from the coding sequence ATGAAATCAGCTGCTCTTATTATTCTCCTCTTTTCTCTATGCCTCATCGCAGCCACAGCCACCCGACCCAGCCCCTCCACCTCCAACCAGGCCGGCGGCTACTTCGGCGGCCCGGGTAACGGCTTCGGCATACCCGGCTACGGCAACTTCGGCGGCGGCTATGGCGGCGGCTACGGCGGCCCCAGCGGAGGCGGTTCCTCGCATGGCGTCGTGCGCCCCACCGTGGTCTGCTCTGAAAAGGGGCCCTGCTACAAGAAGAAGCTCACCTGCCCGGCCAAGTGCTTCAGCTCCTACGGCGGCTCCGGGAAGGGCTACGGctacggcggcggcggcggcggctgcACCGTCGACTGCAAGAAGAAATGCACTGCCTACTGCTGA